A window of the Dongshaea marina genome harbors these coding sequences:
- a CDS encoding HPr family phosphocarrier protein yields MYEKSVVITAENGLHTRPAAQFVKEAKAFESAISVESNGKSASAKSLFKLQTLGLTKGTEVLIKAEGDDAEQAVEKLVALMDELE; encoded by the coding sequence ATGTACGAAAAGTCTGTTGTTATCACAGCTGAAAACGGCCTGCACACTCGTCCTGCCGCACAATTCGTCAAGGAAGCTAAGGCATTTGAGAGCGCAATCAGCGTTGAATCGAACGGCAAGTCTGCAAGCGCAAAGAGCCTGTTTAAGCTGCAAACTCTGGGTCTGACCAAGGGAACCGAGGTTCTGATCAAGGCAGAAGGCGACGATGCAGAGCAGGCAGTTGAGAAGCTGGTTGCCCTGATGGACGAACTGGAGTAA
- a CDS encoding 3-oxoacyl-[acyl-carrier-protein] synthase III C-terminal domain-containing protein, producing the protein MGDCSGLMALGNARAAIESGQAKRVLVVVPEIGSAQLNFRDRHSHFSLGDGCCALLLEARECCRAKRWHKILDQRLVSLYSNNIANQFGVLGRCNPDTLYAEDKWLQQRSGARFNELEPLVTTFANAWLSDIGLAPENIAAIWLQQSSWALNQRIGTAFLKERLSEQSLPSIMQTYGDLASAGALACFHLHKEALAPGEQGILLVFGSGYNLGCMRLEAEILSKP; encoded by the coding sequence ATGGGAGATTGCTCCGGGCTGATGGCTCTGGGAAATGCCCGGGCTGCCATCGAATCAGGTCAGGCAAAGCGAGTGCTGGTGGTGGTCCCCGAGATAGGCTCGGCCCAGTTGAATTTCAGAGATCGGCATAGCCATTTCAGCTTGGGTGATGGTTGCTGTGCCTTGCTGCTTGAGGCCCGTGAGTGTTGCAGGGCGAAACGCTGGCATAAGATCCTGGATCAACGGCTGGTCTCTCTGTATTCGAATAACATTGCCAACCAATTTGGTGTGTTGGGACGTTGCAACCCCGATACCCTGTATGCGGAAGATAAGTGGCTTCAGCAGCGCAGTGGTGCAAGATTTAATGAGCTTGAGCCACTGGTTACTACCTTCGCCAATGCCTGGCTCTCGGATATTGGGCTTGCTCCGGAGAACATTGCGGCTATCTGGCTCCAGCAAAGCTCATGGGCGCTGAATCAGCGAATCGGTACGGCTTTTCTCAAAGAGCGGCTCTCGGAGCAATCTCTTCCTTCCATTATGCAAACCTATGGTGATCTGGCTTCGGCAGGTGCTCTTGCATGTTTTCATCTGCATAAAGAGGCACTTGCCCCTGGAGAGCAGGGGATCCTATTGGTATTCGGCAGTGGCTATAATCTGGGGTGTATGCGCCTGGAGGCTGAAATCCTGTCGAAGCCATAA